Below is a window of Arthrobacter sp. ERGS1:01 DNA.
GGCCATTGCCCGCGGCGTTGCCCCGATCCCGGTGGCCACCGGCGAGCACGTGCAAAACCGCGTGGTCTTCAAGCAGATGCTCCAGGCCAATGCCCTGCAGGTCCTCCAGATCGATGCCGCCCGCGTGGCCGGCGTGAACGAAAACGTGGCGATCCTGCTGTTGGCCGCCAAGTTCGGCGTCCGGGTGTGCCCGCACGCCGGCGGCGTGGGCCTGTGCGAAGCCGTCCAGCACCTGTCCATGTTTGATTTCGTGGCTGTCTCCGGAAGCCTTGAGGGCCGCATGATCGAATTCGTGGACCACCTGCACGAACACTTCGTCACCCCGATCGACGTCCACGACGGCTGCTACTTCCCGCCCGTGACCCCGGGCGCCGGCAGCGAAATGCATGCGGCCTCGATTTCCGAGTTCACGTTCCCGGGCGGTAAATTCTGGCTCGAAGACGCCCAAGCACAGGCACTCAGCGGTGCAGTAAAGGAACTGGTGTAATTTCCATGTCGACCCAGGTACACATCGACCACGCGCCGTGGTTCACGGAAGCCCGCTTTGGCATGTTCGTGCACTGGGGGCTGTACTCGCTGGCCGCCCGGCACGAATGGGTCATGTACCGCGAACAGATCTCGGTGGAGAACTACAAGAAGTACTTCGAACACTTCGACCCGGACCTTTACGATCCGCGTGAATGGGCGGCCGCCGCCAAGGCCGCCGGCATGAAGTACGTGGTGCTGACCACCAAGCACCACGACGGCTTCTGCCTGTGGGACTCGGCGTTGACGGACTACAAGTCCAGCAACACGCCTTATGGGAAAGATCTGCTGACGCCGTATGTGGAGGCGCTGCGGGAGGCGGGCCTGAAGGTGGGCTTCTACCATTCCGTGATCGACTGGCACCACCCGGACTTCCCCATCGACGCCAATCACGCCGATCGCAACAACCCCGACGCGGTTGAGATCAACAAAACCCGCGACATTGCCAAGTACCGGGCCTACCTGCACGGCCAGGTGCGCGAGCTGCTCAGCAATTACGGGCAGATCGACTACCTGTTCTTCGACTTTTCCTACCCGAATGCCGGCGGCACGGCCCCGGCCGGGGACAAGTTCCCGGGCAAGGGCCGCACCGACTGGGGCTCCGAAGAGCTCATGGGCATGATCCGGGAACTTCAACCCGGCATCGTGGTCAACGACCGCCTGGACATTCCCGGGGACTTTGTCACCCCGGAGCAGTACCAGCCGGCCGGCGCCATGATGAGCGGGGACAAGCTGGTGCCCTGGGAGGCCTGCCAGACGCTCAACGGCAGCTGGGGCTATGACCGGGACAACCTCGATTACAAGTCGGCGGACCTGCTCATTCGCATGCTGATCGACGGCGTCGCCAAGGGCGGGAACCTGCTGCTCAACGTTGGTCCCACGGCCCGCGGCGAGATTGACGCCCGGGCCAAGGATGCGCTGGCCGGCATGGGCGAGTGGCTGCGCGTCCACGGGCGGTCCATCTACGGTGCGGAGGCCGCGGCCGCGGTGCCGCCGTCGGACGCAAGGTACACGCGCCGCGGCAACCGGCTCTACGTGCACCTGTTTGCGTGGCCCTTCGAGTATGTGCACCTGCCCGCCCTGGCCGGCAAGGTCGCCTACGCGCAGCTGCTCAACGACGCCTCCGAGGTGGCGCTGCTGGTGTTGGATCCGGACCAGGAGGCCGGGCACATGACGCCCGCGGGCCAGGCTGCCGGCACCCTCACGATCAAATTGCCGGTGCAGCGGCCCAACGTCGCCGTGCCCGTGATCGAGCTGTTCCTCAACGATGAAAGTGACATCTGATGCAGAAGATCGCCCTGCACACCCGGCTCAAGGCCGGCAAGGAAACCGAATACGACGCCGTCCACTCAGCCATCAGCGACGAGCTGGACGCCGCGCTGCGTGCCGCCGGCGTGGATAGCTGGAACATTTGGCGCAGCGGCCGGGAGCTGTTCCACGTCGTGGAGGTGGCCGACTACCAAGCCATGCGCAAGGAACTGGCGCTCAACCCCGTCAACATCGCCTGGCAGGCCGTCATGGCGGAACTGCTGGAGGTCGAGGACGACTACTCCGGTGCCGACACGGGCCTGGCGAAGGTGTGGGAACTGCCATGAGCCTGCCCGAGTTGGGCCGACTGGGCTTTGGTGCCGCCGGCATCGGCAATCTGTTCCGCGCCATGGACGACGACGTCGCTGCCGCCACCGTGGGTGCCGCCTGGGACGCGGGCATCAGGTACTTCGACACGGCCCCGCACTATGGACTGGGCTTGTCCGAGCGCCGCCTTGGCGCCGTGCTGGCGGGCAAGCCGCGCGGGGACTTCGTCATTTCCACCAAGGTGGGCCGCATCCTGGAGCCCGCCGCCAACCCGCAGGGCGCCAGGGACACCGAGGGCTTTGACGTGCCCGCGGACACCGTGCGCCGCTGGGACCCGTCCGAGGCGGGTATCCGGCGCAGCATCGAGGACTCCCTGGAGCGGCTGGGCCTTGACCGCATCGACATCGCCTACCTGCACGATCCGGACGTCTACGATCTGGAAGCCGGCATCAACCAGGCCCTCCCGGCCCTGGAAAAGCTCCGCGAGGAGGGCCTCGTTGGCGCGATCGGCGTGGGCGCGAACTCCGCCGACGCCCTGCGCGAGTGCGTGCAGGCCGCCGACCTGGACCTGATCATGCTGGCCGGGCGTTACACGCTTCTGGAACAGCCGGCGGCCGCGGACCTGCTGCCGCTGTGCGCCGAGCGCGGCGTGGGCGTTGCCAACTGCGGCGTCTACAACTCGGGCCTGCTGGCCCGCGCCGAGGTTCGCGGGGACGCGCACTACAACTACGCACCCGCCCCGGCATACATCCTTGAACGGGCGCGGGCCCTTGCCTCCTGCTGCGCCGAGTTCGGCGTGGAGCTGCCGACGGCGGCCCTGCAGTTCGCCGCCAAGAACCCCGTAGTGCGCACCGTGGTGGTGGGTGCGGGTACTCCCGAGCAGATCCGGCAGACCGCCCACCGCATGGCCGAACCCGTGCCGGCGGAGCTGTGGGAGGCGATGGCCGCCCGCGGCCTTCTCGCCGAAGACCTGGTCCGTGGCTGACATGACCGTTTCCGAGACGGCACAGGCTGAAACTGCCCTGGCGGGCGACGGCGTCGTCCGGCTGGACGCACACCTGCACCTTTGGGAGCTGGGGGAGGGACGCTATTCCTGGCTGAGCCCTGACCTTGGCCCGCTGTACGCATCCTTCACGGCCGCCGAAGCCCGTGACACGCTGGCTGCTGCCGGCGTTGCCGGGGCCATCCTGGTCCAGGCGGACGACACCGCCGCGGATACGGAAGCCATGCTGGAAAACGCCGCGTCCCATGACTTCATCCAGGGCGTGGTGGGCTGGATTCCGCTGGAAGACCCCGCCGCGGCGGCCGCACTGTTGGAGAAATGGGCGGCGCACCCGAAGTTCCGCGGCGTCCGCACCCTGATCCACGACGACCCGCGCGCCAATGTCCTTGGGTTGGCGCCGGTGCGCGAGTCCCTGGCCCTGCTGGCGGCGGCCGGGATTCCCTTCGACATGCCGGACGCCTTCCCCCGGCATCTGGGCCAGGTGGCCGATCTCGCGGCGGAGCTGCCCGGGCTCACCGTGGTGGTGGATCACCTCGGAAAACCGCCGCGGGCGGGGTCCGCCGACGCCATGGACGCGTGGGAAAGGCAGCTGCGCGCCGTGGCCGCATGCCCCAATGCCGTGGCCAAGGTGTCCGGGCTGCACTGCAGCGGCACGGCATTTGCGCCGGATGCGCTGGACCGGGTGTGGACGGTGGCGTTGGAGGCATTCGGCCCCGCGCGGCTCATGTTTGGCGGTGACTGGCCCGTGAGCCTGTTGGGCGCCCGCTACTCCCGCACGGTGGAGGTGGCGGCGGCGTTGATCGACTCCCTGTCGCCCGAGGAGGCCGCCGCAATCTGGGCTGGCACGGCCCAACGGGTTTACCAACAATAACTTTTTCGTAAACATCGGATGTTTTAGCGATTAATGTGTGATTTTGTGCCTTCGGTAACATAACATGATGTAAGTTGAATCACTCTCCGGCTTCGGAGGACGGGATGAGACCCCGGATTTACGGTATTTCCCGCACAATCTACCCGGCTTCTCCAGGCGGCACGGCACCTCCACAAGAGGTCTGATGTCAGATCTCATGGAAGGGGCTTGAGAGGGCAGTATGAGTAATCATCTTCTTCGCATGAGTGGTGTGAACAAGAGCTTCCCCGGAGTGAAGGCGCTCTCGGACATGCAGCTGGACCTGCGCCACAACGAAGTCCTTGCCCTGGTGGGTGAGAACGGTGCCGGAAAGTCAACGCTCATGAAGTTGCTGTCCGGCATCTACACGCCGGACTCGGGCACCTTTGAGATTGACGGCGAGGAGGTGGCCATCACCGGCACCAAGCACGCCCAGGAACTTGGCATCAGCATCATCCACCAGGAATTCAACCTGATGCATGACCTCACGGTGGCCCAGAACATCTACATTGGGCGTGAACCCCGCGTTGCCGGCATCTTCCTCAGCGAACGCCGCATGAACCGCAAGGCCCAGTTCCTGTTCGACAAGATCAACATCGATCTTGACCCCAAGGCGCGGGTGGGCGACCTGACGGTCGCCAAGCAGCAGATGGTGGAAATCGCCAAGGCGCTTTCCTACAAGTCCCGGATCCTGATCATGGACGAGCCCACCGCGGCGCTGAACGACGCCGAAGTGGCCACGCTGCACGATCTGATCCGCAACTTCACCAATGAAGGCACCGGCGTCATCTACATCTCCCACCGCATGGATGAGCTCAAGGCCATCTCCCACCGGATCAGCGTGATCCGCGACGGCGAGTACATTGACACCGTCAGCACGGCCGACACCTCCATGCGCGCCGTCATCAACTTGATGGTGGGCCGGGAAATCTCCGGCAACCAGCGGCCCGCGGAAATTCCCGCCACGGACCAGGTGGTCCTGAAGGTCACGGGCCTGTGTACCAAGGACCTGCTCCGCGACGTCAGCTTTGAGCTGCGCAAGGGCGAAATCCTCGGCTTTGCCGGGCTCATGGGCGCCGGCCGGACCGAGGTGGCCCGCGCCATCGTCGGCGCCGACAGGATCAGCGCCGGCACCATCGAACTCGGCGGCAAGGCCGTCACCATCGGCAACCCGGCCGTGGCCGCAACCCTGGGGCTGGGTTATCTGTCCGAGGACCGCAAGCACCTGGGCCTCATGCTCGAACGCGATGTCAAGGACAACATTGCCCTGAGCTCGCTGAAGATGTTCTCCCGCATGGGCGTCCTGGACAACCGCGCCATGAAGGCCACCGCCAGCGAATACATCGGCAAACTGCGCATCAAGACCCCGTCCAGCGCGCAGGCCGCCAAGAACCTCTCCGGCGGCAACCAGCAAAAGATCGTCATCGCCAAGTGGCTTGTCAAGGACTGCGACATCCTGATCTTCGACGAACCCACCCGCGGCATCGACGTCGGCGCCAAGGAAGAGATCTACGCCCTCCTGAACGAGCTGGCCGCCCAGGGGAAGTCAATCATCATGATCTCCTCGGAGCTGCCCGAAGTCCTGCGGCTCTCGCACCGGATCGCCGTCATGAGCGAGGGCCGCCTGACGGGCTTCCTCACCAACGCCGAGGCCAACCAGGAAAACATCATGGAACTGGCAACCCAAAACATTGCCACTGCCCAAACTGCCGGCGCGCAGCGCTAACCAAGCACAAAAGAAAAGGCACTAAAAATGACCTTGGTCAAGGAAACTGCGCAAACCAGCAAGATTGCCAGTGACAAGAAATCAGAGATGTCCACCCGGATCCGGGCCAGCTTCCAGCAACTGTTGGCGTTCGCCAGCCTGCTGGCGCTGGTGCTGTTCTTCTCCGTGGCCAGCGCCAACTTCTACCAGGCGGCGAACCTCTCCAACATCCTGCTCTCCACCGTGGTGACGGGCCTGCTGGCCCTGGGCACCACCTTCGTCATCATCACCGGCGGCATCGACCTCTCGATCGGCACCGGAATGACGCTGTGCTCGGTCATGACGGCCGTGTTCATGACCCAGCTGGGCATGCCCATGATCCTTGGCGTGCTGTGCGGGGTGGCCTTCGGCGCCCTGATGGGCGGCGTCAACGGCTTCTTCGTCGCGGTGCTGAAGATCCCCTCCTTCATTGCCACCCTGGCCATGATGATGGTGGCCGCCGGACTGGCACTCGTCATTTCCGGCACCAAGCCCATCTACACGAATGAGGTGTCGGGTTTCCAGAAGATCTTCGCCCTCGGCAAGTCCATCCCCGGCCTGGTCATCCCCAACGCCGTGTTCATCCTGTTTGCCGCCGCCATCATCGCCGGGCTCATCCTGTCCAAGACGATCCTGGGCCGCTACACCTACTCGATCGGCTCCAACGAGCAGGCTACGGCGCTGTCCGGCGTGAACGTGCGCAAGTGGACAGTGCTGATCTACACCCTGGCCGGCTGTTTCACCGGCCTGGCCGGCGTCATCGCCACGGCCCGCCTCAACTCGGCCCAGCCGGCCGGCGGCATGGGCCTGGAGCTTCAGGCGATCGCCGCCGTCGTTATTGGCGGGACGTCGCTGCAGGGCGGCAAGGGCTCCATCATCGGCACCGTGATCGGTGCGCTGATCATGTCGGTACTCACCAACGGCCTGTCCATCATGTCGATCCCGCAGGAATGGCAGCAGGTGGCCGTCGGCGTCGTCATCCTGCTGGCCGTCTACCTGGACATGATGCGCCGCAAGCAGACCGCCAAATAGTTTTCACAAACGCAAGACAACATCATCATCACTGAACCGCACGTCCTTACGAAGGAGTAAAGAAAATCATGCAAAGAAGGAAATTTCTGGCCCTGGCCTCGGTTGCCGCACTGTCCCTGACGGTTGCCGCGTGCGACACCCCGGCGGGAACCTCCGACGCCGTTGCCGGCAAGAAGCCGTACATCGCCATTGTCTCCAAGGGCTTCCAGCACCAGTTCTGGCAGTCGGTCAAGCAGGGTGCGGAAAACGCCGCCAAGGAATTCAACGTTGACATCTCCTTCGAGGGCCCGGACAAGGAAACCAACGTCCAGCAGCAGATGGACCAGCTGAACAACGCCATGGCCAAGAACCCGCAGGCCCTGGCCCTGGCTGCCCTGGATTCCAAGGCCGCCGAGGGCGTTCTCGAGGATGCCAAGAGCAAGAACATCCCCGTGATTGCCTTTGACTCCGGCGTGGACTCCGACATCCCGGTCGCCACCGCCTCCACCGACAACAAGGCCGCCGCCGCCGAGGCCGCAAAGCACCTGGCCGAGCTGCTGGGCAACAAGGGCGAGATCGCGATCATCGGCCACTCCCAGACCGCCACCTCCGGCACCGACCGCCGCGACGGCTTTGTGGACTACCTCAAGACCAACGCACCGGACATCAAGGTTGT
It encodes the following:
- a CDS encoding alpha-L-fucosidase; translated protein: MSTQVHIDHAPWFTEARFGMFVHWGLYSLAARHEWVMYREQISVENYKKYFEHFDPDLYDPREWAAAAKAAGMKYVVLTTKHHDGFCLWDSALTDYKSSNTPYGKDLLTPYVEALREAGLKVGFYHSVIDWHHPDFPIDANHADRNNPDAVEINKTRDIAKYRAYLHGQVRELLSNYGQIDYLFFDFSYPNAGGTAPAGDKFPGKGRTDWGSEELMGMIRELQPGIVVNDRLDIPGDFVTPEQYQPAGAMMSGDKLVPWEACQTLNGSWGYDRDNLDYKSADLLIRMLIDGVAKGGNLLLNVGPTARGEIDARAKDALAGMGEWLRVHGRSIYGAEAAAAVPPSDARYTRRGNRLYVHLFAWPFEYVHLPALAGKVAYAQLLNDASEVALLVLDPDQEAGHMTPAGQAAGTLTIKLPVQRPNVAVPVIELFLNDESDI
- a CDS encoding L-rhamnose mutarotase; its protein translation is MQKIALHTRLKAGKETEYDAVHSAISDELDAALRAAGVDSWNIWRSGRELFHVVEVADYQAMRKELALNPVNIAWQAVMAELLEVEDDYSGADTGLAKVWELP
- a CDS encoding aldo/keto reductase — encoded protein: MSLPELGRLGFGAAGIGNLFRAMDDDVAAATVGAAWDAGIRYFDTAPHYGLGLSERRLGAVLAGKPRGDFVISTKVGRILEPAANPQGARDTEGFDVPADTVRRWDPSEAGIRRSIEDSLERLGLDRIDIAYLHDPDVYDLEAGINQALPALEKLREEGLVGAIGVGANSADALRECVQAADLDLIMLAGRYTLLEQPAAADLLPLCAERGVGVANCGVYNSGLLARAEVRGDAHYNYAPAPAYILERARALASCCAEFGVELPTAALQFAAKNPVVRTVVVGAGTPEQIRQTAHRMAEPVPAELWEAMAARGLLAEDLVRG
- a CDS encoding amidohydrolase family protein, with the translated sequence MTVSETAQAETALAGDGVVRLDAHLHLWELGEGRYSWLSPDLGPLYASFTAAEARDTLAAAGVAGAILVQADDTAADTEAMLENAASHDFIQGVVGWIPLEDPAAAAALLEKWAAHPKFRGVRTLIHDDPRANVLGLAPVRESLALLAAAGIPFDMPDAFPRHLGQVADLAAELPGLTVVVDHLGKPPRAGSADAMDAWERQLRAVAACPNAVAKVSGLHCSGTAFAPDALDRVWTVALEAFGPARLMFGGDWPVSLLGARYSRTVEVAAALIDSLSPEEAAAIWAGTAQRVYQQ
- a CDS encoding sugar ABC transporter ATP-binding protein encodes the protein MSNHLLRMSGVNKSFPGVKALSDMQLDLRHNEVLALVGENGAGKSTLMKLLSGIYTPDSGTFEIDGEEVAITGTKHAQELGISIIHQEFNLMHDLTVAQNIYIGREPRVAGIFLSERRMNRKAQFLFDKINIDLDPKARVGDLTVAKQQMVEIAKALSYKSRILIMDEPTAALNDAEVATLHDLIRNFTNEGTGVIYISHRMDELKAISHRISVIRDGEYIDTVSTADTSMRAVINLMVGREISGNQRPAEIPATDQVVLKVTGLCTKDLLRDVSFELRKGEILGFAGLMGAGRTEVARAIVGADRISAGTIELGGKAVTIGNPAVAATLGLGYLSEDRKHLGLMLERDVKDNIALSSLKMFSRMGVLDNRAMKATASEYIGKLRIKTPSSAQAAKNLSGGNQQKIVIAKWLVKDCDILIFDEPTRGIDVGAKEEIYALLNELAAQGKSIIMISSELPEVLRLSHRIAVMSEGRLTGFLTNAEANQENIMELATQNIATAQTAGAQR
- a CDS encoding ABC transporter permease, with the translated sequence MTLVKETAQTSKIASDKKSEMSTRIRASFQQLLAFASLLALVLFFSVASANFYQAANLSNILLSTVVTGLLALGTTFVIITGGIDLSIGTGMTLCSVMTAVFMTQLGMPMILGVLCGVAFGALMGGVNGFFVAVLKIPSFIATLAMMMVAAGLALVISGTKPIYTNEVSGFQKIFALGKSIPGLVIPNAVFILFAAAIIAGLILSKTILGRYTYSIGSNEQATALSGVNVRKWTVLIYTLAGCFTGLAGVIATARLNSAQPAGGMGLELQAIAAVVIGGTSLQGGKGSIIGTVIGALIMSVLTNGLSIMSIPQEWQQVAVGVVILLAVYLDMMRRKQTAK
- a CDS encoding ABC transporter substrate-binding protein, with the translated sequence MQRRKFLALASVAALSLTVAACDTPAGTSDAVAGKKPYIAIVSKGFQHQFWQSVKQGAENAAKEFNVDISFEGPDKETNVQQQMDQLNNAMAKNPQALALAALDSKAAEGVLEDAKSKNIPVIAFDSGVDSDIPVATASTDNKAAAAEAAKHLAELLGNKGEIAIIGHSQTATSGTDRRDGFVDYLKTNAPDIKVVDIQYADGDQAKSTDAAKSIMTAHPNLAGMYGTNEGAAIGVVNAVKEAGKTGKLVIVGFDSGKAQMDAIKDGLMAGAVTQNPVGIGYETVKAAVAAIKGEKVEKVIDTGFYWYDKTNIADPKIAANLYE